Proteins encoded by one window of Photobacterium toruni:
- a CDS encoding tetratricopeptide repeat protein translates to MNNPSQKKNKKEVQLQVVESKKSSLQTWSLKGFLHEAKRIENDMKDRRFAFILGAGASINSEIKGATALAQEWMEIIYYRQHLPKDSHFEKWLINNPLGLDNWEPENLAKHYPQIFERCFAGDHDSGYAALEKAIAEGKPSLGYAILAWILSETRHKMVITTNFDNLVADAVSIYGGEYPHVIGHESLASYAKPMSRRPIVAKIHRDLLTDPHNTSVGTATLSDSWKKTLKNIFKFYTPVFIGYGGNDGSLMDFLQILDPKDISGRPFWCYHSPSGEPNPTIKELVSKQHGVLVPIDDFDEFMLQMGEAIGFDRTNLINAIKTNSDQLINQLQEQMLSLNTKTENDEIRCILKPQNDEKKNWNWIDWVLKAEEQTDNKEREQLWKKAIETLPKSHQLLSHYAKFLAAQERFDEAETYFIRTIKVDTKNESSLESYATFLQERQRFDEAETYFLRSIEISQNAYYLRRYAKFLQERQRFDEAETYFLRSIEVNPKYGCSLESYATFLQERQRFDEAEIYFLRAIEVEKNAYYLRSYAIFLQKQQRFNESETYFLRSIEVDPKNIYSLGGYAIFLQEKQRFDDAEIYFLRAIEVDKNAYYLRSYAIFLQKQQRFNEAETYFLRSIEVDPKNVYSLGGYAVLLQEQQRFDEAETYFLRAIEVKSDISYYLGCYATFLQEQQRFDEAETIIDQALIIKPNNKLYLIIQQQIQRAQLEHNH, encoded by the coding sequence AAGGATTTTTGCACGAAGCAAAACGTATAGAGAACGATATGAAAGACCGCCGTTTTGCCTTCATCTTAGGCGCTGGCGCATCAATAAACTCTGAAATAAAAGGCGCAACAGCATTAGCTCAGGAATGGATGGAAATAATTTATTATCGACAACATTTACCCAAGGATTCACACTTCGAAAAATGGTTGATAAATAATCCCCTAGGCCTAGATAATTGGGAACCTGAAAACCTAGCTAAACATTATCCACAAATCTTCGAGCGTTGTTTTGCAGGTGATCATGACTCTGGCTATGCTGCACTTGAAAAGGCAATTGCAGAAGGAAAACCTAGCTTAGGTTATGCCATATTGGCTTGGATTTTATCCGAAACTCGTCACAAAATGGTGATCACTACTAATTTTGATAATTTAGTCGCAGATGCTGTCTCTATTTATGGTGGTGAATACCCACATGTAATCGGTCATGAGTCACTTGCAAGTTATGCTAAACCCATGTCACGCCGACCAATTGTAGCAAAAATACATAGGGACTTATTAACAGATCCACACAACACCAGCGTAGGAACTGCCACATTAAGTGACTCTTGGAAAAAAACATTAAAGAATATTTTTAAATTTTACACCCCCGTATTTATTGGTTACGGGGGGAATGATGGTAGTTTAATGGATTTCTTACAGATCCTTGATCCTAAAGATATTTCAGGACGACCATTTTGGTGCTATCACAGCCCTAGTGGTGAACCTAATCCAACAATAAAAGAGTTAGTATCAAAACAACACGGGGTTCTTGTACCTATTGATGATTTTGATGAGTTTATGTTGCAGATGGGTGAGGCTATCGGCTTTGATCGAACCAACCTAATCAACGCAATTAAAACTAATTCAGACCAACTAATTAATCAGCTCCAAGAGCAAATGCTTTCGTTAAATACTAAAACAGAAAATGACGAAATTAGATGTATATTAAAACCACAAAATGACGAAAAGAAAAACTGGAACTGGATAGACTGGGTACTAAAAGCAGAGGAACAAACTGATAATAAAGAGCGAGAACAGCTTTGGAAAAAAGCTATTGAAACGTTACCTAAGAGCCACCAATTATTAAGCCATTATGCAAAATTCCTAGCAGCACAAGAACGTTTTGATGAAGCTGAAACCTATTTTATACGCACTATTAAAGTAGATACTAAAAATGAAAGTAGCCTAGAAAGCTACGCAACTTTCCTTCAAGAACGACAACGTTTTGATGAAGCTGAGACCTACTTTCTGCGCTCCATTGAAATTAGCCAAAATGCATATTATCTCAGACGTTATGCGAAATTTCTTCAAGAAAGACAACGTTTCGATGAGGCTGAAACCTATTTTCTTCGCTCTATTGAAGTAAATCCTAAATATGGATGTAGCCTAGAAAGCTACGCAACTTTCCTTCAAGAACGACAACGTTTTGATGAAGCTGAAATCTATTTTCTGCGCGCTATTGAAGTAGAAAAAAATGCATATTATCTCAGAAGTTATGCAATATTTCTTCAAAAACAACAACGTTTTAATGAATCTGAAACCTATTTTCTTCGCTCTATTGAAGTAGATCCTAAAAATATATATTCCCTAGGGGGTTATGCGATATTTCTTCAAGAAAAACAACGTTTTGATGACGCTGAAATCTATTTCCTGCGCGCTATTGAAGTAGACAAAAATGCATATTATCTCAGAAGTTATGCAATATTTCTTCAAAAACAACAACGTTTTAATGAAGCTGAAACCTATTTTCTTCGCTCTATTGAAGTAGATCCTAAAAATGTATATTCCCTAGGGGGCTATGCGGTATTACTTCAAGAACAGCAACGTTTTGATGAAGCTGAAACCTATTTTCTGCGCGCTATTGAAGTAAAATCTGATATTTCATATTACCTCGGATGTTACGCAACCTTTCTTCAAGAACAACAACGTTTTGATGAAGCTGAAACTATAATAGATCAAGCTCTTATTATTAAACCTAACAATAAACTTTATCTTATAATTCAACAACAAATACAGCGAGCTCAATTAGAGCATAATCATTAA